A genome region from Portunus trituberculatus isolate SZX2019 chromosome 18, ASM1759143v1, whole genome shotgun sequence includes the following:
- the LOC123505587 gene encoding M-phase inducer phosphatase-like, giving the protein MFIYSNILILGYLSGLVASTVLGNLSNVFSSPRANSAHLNLTAFPSLATRVKRKAMIRQQVSVLPHNLPLSPQEFVKQNKYSATRHRESNMQYKTPSQVTFLVPQDTPNPCPTKQGVGALTLINFLVAAVAATTNILNNNNNNNNNNNNNNNNNNIVNLNADSNNNNANNINNIDFGGRRRRRSAVHNPWRTSLEADLSLAALLALDAALGTHILGMEVAPDTVMVQVAKELLLPLQLLLSFTRTRNTPPTVSPVS; this is encoded by the exons ATGTTTATTTACAGCAACATCCTCATTCTTGGGTACCTGTCAGGTCTCGTCGCGTCTACTGTGCTCGGCAACCTCTCTAACGTGTTTTCGTCTCCACGTGCTAACAGTGCACACCTTAATCTAACAGCTTTCCCTTCTCTCGCAACTCGTGTCAAAAGAAAGGCCATGATAAGACAGCAAGTCAGCGTTCTGCCACACAATCTTCCCTTAAGCCCTCAGGAATTCGTGAAGCAAAATAAGTATTCCGCCACACGACACAGAGAAAGCAACATGCAGTACAAGAC GCCCAGCCAAGTGACCTTCCTGGTGCCCCAAGACACTCCAAATCCTTGTCCCACGAAGCAGGGAGTCGGCGCCCTCACCCTTATCAACTTCCTTGTTGCTGCCGTGGCCGCTACAACCAACATcctcaacaacaataataataataataataataataataataataataacaacaacaatattgtGAACCTCAACGCagatagcaataacaacaatgctaataacatcaacaacattgACTTCGGTGGTCGTCGCCGCCGCCGGTCAGCAGTg CACAACCCATGGAGGACGTCGCTAGAGGCTGACTTGTCGCTGGCGGCCCTCCTCGCGCTGGACGCCGCCTTGGGCACCCATATACTCGGTATGGAGGTCGCACCAGACACAGTGATGGTGCAAGTAGCAAAAGAATTGCTACTCCCCCTACAGCTTCTGCTCAGTTTCACCAGAACAAGGAATACACCACCGACTGTCTCTCCCGTTTCATAA
- the LOC123505385 gene encoding uncharacterized protein LOC123505385 has translation MTNLSVLNLITTTVAATAATATPSVYNSTGRTGWRVYRASSTTLRPAHTCAGVGSVTTFTWLNFAIAVTNIAVNIANNINNNNNNNNNNNNNNNNNNNINVDNNNNNNNNVNDIQFRPPMRRREARRVRDEAVKDLSVRGVAGQGCERPLDPRGTTRSQESLPSRQVDQGDNAVRQPSGPKEPYEDAASLGTVLALGLWQRVAGERYPSCTLYTFCSVARTAADFSYQSFSSFSRGASHVHTNTTNSGLPPTHTPRRTLTAVIYFLSRVVGARLLMGGEALHGVEAGDILAAQKIGSLSFPCLKIYPCVHPHPRLCITATNTMSAKIHTLVAMFMSIELIVLTATCVLASAKSHPKLTQPQRSPGGAGRDGIHGSQNSLTFNVTKSETETNYAKRDGLWLIGGVVWERPRVGGVASCPHADRGKADEHARTRRHQAWWPWLPHTTTTTKLPPLNPLEFVRRRRQRLKLSNSVSNKHRRMDSKKSKVTQRVTFLLTEENPEDRCPAKENIKVFTLLNFLLASSNMAINIVNNINNNNNNNNNNNNNNNNNIDNINVNTNNNNANNVNNIDLNQMGRRRRRVTIQRPSFTESFSSYSAFHNNNILLSAHRCIGVIPKSQAQVALVLAVDLVLAVQEVLAVQPILLHSHSFGSRESPAGFLEDKRVEKIPMTSTSTQAIQELVCGASQVASLSGSLAAAVFQELSGMVLKYLLPDASPALLHYMTTCTTTTTTI, from the exons ATGACAAATCTATCTGTGCTGAAtctgatcaccaccaccgttgccgctactgctgccaccgccACTCCCAGTGTATATAATTCAACTGGCAG gacagGGTGGCGGGTATACCGGGCTTCCTCCACCACGCTGCGCCCCGCCCACACCTGTGCTGGCGTGGGCAGCGTCACCACCTTCACGTGGCTCAACTTCGCCATCGCCGTCACCAACATTGCGGTCAACATcgccaacaacatcaacaacaacaacaataacaacaacaacaataataataacaacaacaacaataacaatattaacgttgataataataacaacaacaataacaatgtgaATGATATCCAGTTTCGCCCACCCATGCGCAGACGAGAAGCAAGGAGAGTGAGGGACGAAGCTGTCAAG GACCTCAGCGTGCGGGGCGTCGCCGGCCAAGGGTGTGAACGACCCTTGGACCCTCGCGGTACCACGAGGTCACAGGAGAGCCTGCCAAGTAGACAAGTGGATCAGGGAGACAATGCAGTGAGGCAGCCAAGTGGACCTAAGGAGCCATACGAAGATG cagcaTCCTTAGGCACTGTCTTAGCCTTGGGACTGTGGCAGCGAGTGGCAGGGGAGCGTTACCCTTCCTGCACACTCTACACCTTCTGCAGCGTCGCTCGCACCGCCGCAGACTTCTCTTACCAGAGTTTTTCAAGCTTTTCCCGCGGCGCTTCTCACGTCcacaccaataccaccaacagtggcctccctcccacccacacacctcgTCGCACCCTGACCGCCGTCATATATTTCCTCag CCGGGTGGTGGGTGCTCGCCTGCTAATGGGGGGTGAGGCACTGCATGGTGTTGAAGCCGGGGACATCTTGGCCGCTCAGAAAATTGGAAGTCTGTCATTTCCTTGCCTAAAGATCTACCCTTGTGTCCACCCTCATCCACGGCTCTG CATCACAGCCACAAACACAATGTCAGCGAAAATACACACACTAGTTGCCATGTTCATGTCGATAGAACTTATAGTGTTGACAGCCACTTGTGTGCTAGCGAGTGCCAAGTCCCACCCAAAACTTACACAGCCACAGCGATCCCCTGGAGGTGCTGGGAGGGATGGAATACATGGTTCGCAAAATTCACTAACTTTTAACGTGACGAAGTCTGAAACAGAAACAAATTATGCTAAGAGGGACGGGCTTTGGTTAataggtggtgtggtgtgggagaGGCCTCGTGTTGGAGGTGTTGCCTCATGTCCACACGCTGACAGAGGCAAGGCCGATGAGCATGCCAG GACACGGAGGCATCAGGCGTGGTGGCCTTGGctgcctcacaccaccaccaccacaaaactgCCGCCACTCAATCCTCTTGAGTTTGTGCGGCGACGCCGTCAACGCCTCAAGCTGAGCAACTCAGTCTCCAACAAACACAGGAGAATGGATTCCAAGAAATCCAAAGT GACACAAAGGGTGACCTTCCTGCTGACTGAGGAGAACCCCGAGGACCGCTGCCCGGCGAAGGAGAACATCAAAGTTTTTACGCTCCTTAACTTCCTCCTCGCGTCTTCCAACATGGCCATCAACATAgtcaacaatatcaacaacaacaataataataacaataataacaataataataataacaataatatcgaTAACATCAACgtcaacaccaacaataacaacgcaAATAACGTCAACAACATCGACCTTAATCAGATGGGACGACGACGGAGAAGAGTAACTATACAAAGACCCTCTTTCACAGAatcattctcctcctattccgccttccataacaacaacatcctTCTCTCTGCCCACCGCTGCATCGGTGTCATTCCTAAAAGCCAAGCCCAGGTGGCGCTGGTGCTGGCAGTTGACCTCGTCTTGGCGGTACAGGAAGTACTTGCTGTCCAACCTATTCTACTACATTCTCACTCCTTCGGTAGCCGGGAAAGCCCTGCGGGGTTCTTGGAAGATAAACGGGTAGAGAAGATCCCCATGACATCTACTAGTACTCAGGCCATTCAAGAGCTGGTGTGCGGCGCCTCACAAGTGGCTTCTCTTAGTGGCTCTCTCGCCGCCGCGGTGTTCCAGGAGTTAAG tggAATGGTGCTAAAGTACCTACTGCCAGACGCCTCACCTGCCCTGCTGCACTATatgaccacctgcaccaccaccaccaccaccatatga
- the LOC123505586 gene encoding uncharacterized protein LOC123505586, whose product MRLLGVLAVVQALCASVVPPVISRILAHKSPLGITKLDGLKEELQTMARRHVTDNWRIQRTEGRTWGRGSLTSAYHVLNQMSGITKPDTSTLLSHQLQQDFLKLLTVRVNNSSPGIETVHPRMKREDRGVMYLPVRGGGAGADACPSYADTVSASLTQMAFASVAVTVFNTVFNIVNNINNNNNNNNVNNNNNVASNNANAASNNNNGNQVDVVLPPPIGRRRRHDHADVWTKPPAAGENLIYASHSRDSHLFIRGSIGSMDGCFPRKTYARVALATLRALQDILHSPVVLGQIPGARDRVCVPHCE is encoded by the exons ATGAGGTTGTTGGGTGTTCTGGCCGTGGTACAGGCGCTATGTGCCTCAGTGGTGCCACCAGTCATCTCAAGAATCTTGGCCCACAAATCTCCTCTCGGAATCACAAAACTGGATGGTCTGAAGGAGGAGCTGCAGACCATGGCACGTCGTCATGTGACAGACAACTGGCGTATACAACGTACCGAGGGGAGAACCTGGGGACGTGGAAGCCTCACCTCCGCCTATCACGTCTTAAACCAAATGTCTGGTATTACAAAGCCGGACACTTCGACCTTACTCAGTCACCAGCTGCAGCAAGACTTCCTCAAACTACTGACAGTCCGCGTGAATAATTCATCCCCCGGTATTGAAACGGTGCACCCaaggatgaagagggaggaCCGCGGTGTAATGTACCTTCCCgtgagaggtggtggtgctggtgccgaTGCTTGCCCTTCCTACGCAGATACCGTATCCGCCTCCCTCACGCAGATGGCTTTCGCTTCTGTAGCAGTCACCGTCTTCAACACAGTGTTTAACATCgtgaacaacatcaacaacaataacaacaacaacaacgtaaacaacaataacaacgtagCAAGTAACAACGCCAATGCGgcgagcaacaacaacaatgggaaTCAGGTGGATGTGGTGCTGCCGCCGCCAATAGGGAGACGTCGACGCCACGACCATGCAGACGTTTGGACGAAACCCCCAGCTGCCGGAGAGAACCTTATTTATGCCTCACACAGCAGGGACTCTCATCTCTTCATTCGCGGCAGCATCGGGAGTATGGATGGATGCTTCCCTCGCAAGACTTACGCGCGTGTAGCCCTTGCCACTCTCCGCGCCCTGCAGGACATTCTTCATTCTCCAGTTGTGCTT GGACAGATCCCAGGTGCAAGAGATAGGGTGTGTGTTCCTCACTGTGAGTGA